Proteins from a single region of Sporosarcina sp. P33:
- a CDS encoding GDYXXLXY domain-containing protein, with translation MGPKHSKFSIAILFIVPLLILVSLTIPHFATIQSGADIYLQTEPITEQDTTENYVVLRYEVEKVPKERMTASLVTELKQPKELGQTRVFGILERKDGVDQLVSLTDKKPSEGLFLMGWLPQTTDREYRQNEHYMVNFGLDRFYVPKFGHRVSADSVNDRTMTAHFKVLDGHGVLREFETN, from the coding sequence ATGGGCCCTAAGCATAGTAAATTCAGTATCGCGATTCTATTCATTGTTCCCCTGCTCATCTTAGTCAGTCTCACGATTCCTCACTTCGCAACGATTCAATCCGGCGCAGATATCTATCTGCAAACAGAACCTATTACAGAACAGGATACAACCGAAAATTATGTCGTTCTCCGGTATGAAGTCGAGAAGGTGCCCAAAGAACGAATGACGGCGAGTTTAGTCACGGAGCTAAAACAGCCGAAAGAATTGGGTCAAACGAGAGTATTTGGTATTTTGGAGCGGAAAGACGGTGTTGATCAGCTCGTTTCATTGACTGATAAAAAGCCTTCTGAAGGATTATTTCTGATGGGCTGGCTGCCGCAAACGACAGACCGGGAATATCGTCAGAACGAGCATTACATGGTCAATTTTGGACTCGATCGTTTCTATGTTCCGAAATTCGGACACCGTGTGTCAGCTGACAGTGTGAATGACCGGACCATGACTGCACATTTTAAAGTCCTCGACGGCCATGGGGTATTGCGGGAATTTGAAACCAATTAA
- a CDS encoding NAD-dependent succinate-semialdehyde dehydrogenase, whose translation MKTTEMLINGSRIGADLPQIEVVNPSTGEKIGAVPKGGKAEATKAVDAASAAFPAWAALSNYERSAFLMKWHELIEQHEESVAQTMTSEQGKPLTEAIGEMRYSNGFISWYAEEGKRIYGEMIPATQSNKRLFVHKQPVGVIAAITPWNFPAAMITRKVAPALAAGCTVVMKPASQTPLTAIRLVELAKEAGIPDGVINIVTGSASEISEAWQEDGRVRKLTFTGSTEVGKTLMKGAADTMKKISLELGGQAPAIIMADADLDKAVDGVIAAKFRNAGQTCVCANRIYVHSSIVDEFTKKTAAKVEQLKVGDGMEKGVDIGPLIDQDAIDKVEEHVKDAKSKGATVVTGGTLIDGLFYQPTVLKDVNDDMLCMKEETFGPVLPITTFETQEEVIKRANDTIFGLAAYVFTENITQGIQISEALEYGIVGLNDGLPSAPQAPFGGFKQSGLGREGGHHGIEEYLEVKYISLGL comes from the coding sequence ATGAAGACTACGGAAATGCTCATTAATGGATCAAGAATTGGTGCGGATTTACCGCAGATCGAAGTGGTGAACCCTTCAACTGGCGAAAAAATTGGCGCAGTGCCTAAAGGCGGCAAAGCCGAAGCGACGAAAGCAGTAGACGCGGCTTCTGCAGCTTTTCCAGCATGGGCTGCATTATCGAATTACGAGCGCAGTGCCTTTTTGATGAAATGGCATGAATTGATTGAACAGCACGAAGAAAGTGTTGCGCAAACGATGACGTCGGAACAAGGAAAGCCTTTGACGGAAGCAATCGGTGAAATGCGTTATTCCAACGGTTTCATCAGCTGGTACGCGGAGGAAGGGAAACGGATTTACGGGGAAATGATTCCCGCAACTCAGTCAAATAAACGCCTCTTTGTGCATAAGCAGCCAGTGGGTGTCATCGCAGCGATCACGCCTTGGAATTTCCCGGCTGCGATGATTACACGAAAAGTCGCTCCCGCACTTGCAGCAGGCTGTACAGTCGTGATGAAGCCCGCTTCACAGACACCGCTGACTGCGATTCGCCTGGTGGAGCTGGCAAAGGAAGCAGGCATTCCCGACGGTGTGATTAATATCGTAACAGGCAGTGCAAGTGAGATTTCAGAGGCGTGGCAGGAAGACGGCCGTGTACGCAAGCTGACTTTCACAGGTTCAACGGAAGTCGGTAAAACATTAATGAAAGGCGCAGCAGACACCATGAAGAAAATTTCATTGGAACTGGGCGGACAGGCTCCTGCGATCATCATGGCGGATGCTGATCTTGATAAAGCAGTAGACGGTGTGATCGCGGCCAAATTCCGTAACGCCGGACAAACTTGTGTCTGCGCAAACCGGATCTATGTTCATTCGTCAATTGTGGATGAATTTACGAAGAAGACGGCCGCAAAAGTTGAGCAGCTAAAAGTCGGTGACGGCATGGAAAAGGGTGTTGACATCGGTCCTCTGATAGATCAGGATGCAATCGACAAAGTAGAAGAGCACGTTAAGGACGCAAAGTCTAAAGGGGCGACTGTAGTAACAGGCGGTACGCTTATCGATGGACTGTTCTATCAGCCGACTGTCTTAAAAGACGTGAATGACGATATGCTCTGTATGAAGGAAGAGACATTTGGTCCTGTATTGCCTATTACGACATTTGAGACGCAAGAAGAAGTGATCAAACGGGCAAATGATACGATTTTCGGTTTGGCGGCGTATGTATTCACGGAGAATATTACGCAAGGAATCCAGATTTCCGAGGCGCTGGAATACGGAATTGTCGGCCTGAATGATGGATTGCCATCTGCACCACAGGCTCCATTTGGCGGCTTCAAGCAAAGCGGACTGGGCCGCGAAGGCGGACACCACGGAATAGAGGAATATCTGGAAGTGAAATATATCTCGTTAGGATTATAA
- a CDS encoding ThiF family adenylyltransferase, whose amino-acid sequence MLHQFSRNELSIGTEGVERMKGKTVAILGVGGVGSFAAEACARTGVGRIILVDKDTVDITNINRQLVAYLSTVGRSKSEVMKERIHDINAECEVIDLHMFYTDETAEEFFSYKPDYVIDASDTISYKIHLIQQCVERGVKVISSMGAANKTDPTRFRIADISKTHTDPLAKVIRLRLRKLGIPKGVPVVFSDESPIVVREDVVDTVGNPDASIRKAQIPPASNAFCPSVAGLILASWVLNDIVADIPVERVKDSK is encoded by the coding sequence ATGTTACATCAATTTTCAAGAAACGAACTGTCAATCGGTACAGAAGGTGTAGAGCGAATGAAAGGAAAGACCGTTGCGATTCTCGGTGTCGGCGGCGTCGGATCATTCGCTGCAGAAGCATGCGCACGCACAGGTGTGGGACGCATTATTCTCGTTGACAAGGATACAGTCGATATTACCAATATTAACCGCCAGCTGGTGGCGTATCTGTCGACAGTCGGACGTTCTAAATCCGAAGTGATGAAAGAGCGGATTCATGATATTAATGCAGAGTGTGAAGTGATTGATCTGCATATGTTCTACACCGATGAAACAGCAGAGGAATTTTTCTCGTACAAGCCCGATTATGTCATTGATGCATCGGACACCATCAGTTATAAAATTCATTTAATCCAGCAATGTGTTGAACGGGGAGTGAAAGTAATATCAAGCATGGGCGCTGCCAATAAAACGGACCCTACACGATTCCGGATTGCAGATATTTCTAAAACCCATACGGATCCGCTGGCAAAAGTCATACGTCTTCGTCTGCGGAAACTTGGCATTCCAAAAGGTGTACCCGTTGTGTTTTCAGATGAAAGTCCGATTGTCGTTCGTGAAGACGTCGTCGATACGGTAGGAAACCCTGATGCTTCCATCCGAAAAGCACAGATACCACCAGCTTCCAATGCATTCTGTCCATCCGTGGCGGGTTTAATTCTTGCCAGTTGGGTATTAAATGATATAGTGGCAGATATTCCGGTGGAACGAGTCAAAGATTCCAAATAA
- the aspS gene encoding aspartate--tRNA ligase codes for MKRTHYCGNLSEKQIGEEVTLQGWVQKRRDLGGLIFIDVRDRAGIVQTVFNPDISKEALEIAETLRNEYVVEITGLVIEREERTKNKNIATGAIEVQVVDVKIINEAKNPPFTIEDETDVGEETRLKYRYLDLRRPELARVFKMRSDITKTVRNFLDDEGFLEVETPILTKSTPEGARDYLVPSRVHEGEFYALPQSPQLFKQLLMVSGFDRYYQIARCFRDEDLRADRQPEFTQIDMEMSFMSIEDILELNERLIKKIMKDVKQVDVETPFKRIPYDEAMSRFGSDKPDTRFGMELTDVSELVKDSSFKVFAGAVEAGGQVKLINVKGAADKYSRKDIDALGEFAKVYGAKGMAWLKVTEDGFNGPIAKFFDGEIGEALKAAGQGEPGDLFLFGADKKSVVADSLGALRLKLGKDLELIDQSKYNFLWVTDWPLFEYDEEDGRYYAAHHPFTMPADVEELKTSPETVKAQAYDLVLNGYELGGGSLRIYQREVQEAMFKALGFTEEQAREQFGFLLDAFEYGTPPHGGIAFGLDRIVMLLAGSTNLRDTIAFPKTASASDLLTEAPSTVDDAQLKELGIKVAAEPVKK; via the coding sequence ATGAAACGCACACATTATTGTGGGAACTTATCAGAAAAACAAATTGGAGAAGAAGTCACACTTCAGGGATGGGTACAAAAGCGCCGTGACCTCGGCGGTTTAATCTTCATCGACGTCCGTGACCGCGCAGGCATCGTTCAGACCGTCTTCAACCCGGACATCTCGAAAGAAGCGCTTGAAATCGCGGAAACACTTCGTAACGAATACGTTGTCGAAATTACTGGTCTTGTCATCGAACGTGAAGAGCGCACAAAAAATAAAAACATCGCAACAGGCGCCATCGAAGTGCAAGTTGTTGATGTGAAAATCATCAACGAAGCGAAAAACCCGCCATTTACAATCGAAGATGAAACAGATGTAGGTGAAGAAACTCGTCTGAAGTACCGTTATTTGGATCTTCGCCGTCCTGAACTTGCGAGAGTCTTCAAAATGCGTTCAGACATCACAAAAACAGTGCGAAACTTCTTGGATGACGAAGGATTCCTGGAAGTCGAAACACCGATCCTGACAAAATCTACCCCTGAAGGCGCGCGTGACTACCTGGTGCCAAGCCGTGTTCACGAAGGTGAATTCTACGCATTGCCGCAGTCTCCGCAGCTGTTCAAACAATTATTGATGGTTTCAGGTTTCGACCGTTACTACCAGATCGCACGCTGTTTCCGTGATGAAGACTTGCGTGCTGACCGCCAGCCGGAATTCACACAAATCGATATGGAAATGAGCTTTATGTCGATCGAAGACATTTTGGAACTGAACGAACGTCTAATTAAAAAAATTATGAAAGACGTCAAGCAAGTCGATGTGGAAACGCCGTTTAAACGAATTCCATATGATGAAGCAATGAGCCGTTTCGGTTCAGATAAACCGGATACTCGTTTTGGCATGGAATTAACGGATGTGTCTGAGCTTGTGAAAGATTCTTCGTTCAAAGTGTTTGCCGGAGCAGTGGAAGCTGGCGGACAAGTTAAATTAATTAATGTCAAAGGGGCTGCAGACAAGTATTCTCGCAAAGACATCGATGCACTTGGTGAGTTTGCAAAAGTATATGGCGCCAAAGGAATGGCATGGCTGAAAGTAACAGAAGACGGCTTCAATGGCCCGATCGCGAAATTCTTCGACGGCGAAATCGGCGAAGCACTGAAAGCGGCGGGACAGGGTGAGCCGGGCGATTTATTCCTTTTCGGAGCGGATAAAAAATCTGTAGTAGCAGATTCGCTCGGGGCGCTTCGTCTGAAACTTGGCAAAGACCTGGAACTGATCGACCAGTCTAAATACAATTTCTTATGGGTTACGGATTGGCCGCTGTTTGAATATGATGAAGAAGACGGCCGTTACTACGCAGCGCATCACCCGTTCACTATGCCTGCTGATGTGGAAGAATTAAAAACCAGCCCGGAAACAGTAAAAGCACAAGCATATGACTTAGTGCTTAATGGATACGAACTCGGCGGAGGGTCATTGCGTATTTATCAGCGTGAAGTACAAGAAGCAATGTTCAAAGCTCTTGGCTTCACAGAAGAACAGGCGAGAGAGCAGTTTGGCTTCTTGCTGGATGCATTTGAATACGGAACACCTCCGCACGGCGGTATTGCATTCGGTCTGGACCGTATCGTCATGCTGCTTGCAGGATCCACGAATTTACGTGATACGATTGCGTTCCCGAAAACAGCCAGTGCCAGCGATTTGCTGACAGAAGCACCAAGCACTGTCGATGATGCGCAGCTAAAAGAACTCGGGATTAAAGTGGCAGCAGAACCTGTGAAAAAGTGA
- the hisS gene encoding histidine--tRNA ligase, with translation MNFKVPRGTQDILPDVSWKWQRVEKIARSICDVYNYKEIRTPIFEQTELFQRTVGDTTDIVQKEMYTFTDRGDRSMTLRPEGTAPVVRSFVEHKMFGYPDQPVKLYYTGPMFRYERQQAGRYRQFVQFGVEAIGSDDPAIDAEVIQLAMTIYKRAGLTDIKLVLNSLGDRESRDAHRSALIGYFSPHIGEFCSDCQNRLEKNPLRILDCKADREHPLMNSAPSLADYLNNPSKEYFEKVKNYLDIAGIDYEYDPNLVRGLDYYNHTAFEIMSTSKGFGAITTLCGGGRYNGLTEEIGGPAAPGIGFALSIERLLLALDAEEKSWTDEPSLDVYLVTLGDAARKKGFEILSSLRENDLRCEMDYMDRKMKAQMKSADRLQAKYVIVIGEDEVNENVVQLKNMAEREQKKVSVNQLIEELKK, from the coding sequence ATGAATTTTAAAGTTCCCCGCGGTACGCAGGACATATTACCTGACGTTTCCTGGAAGTGGCAGCGCGTCGAAAAAATCGCCCGTTCGATTTGTGACGTATACAACTATAAGGAAATCCGCACACCAATTTTTGAACAGACTGAATTATTCCAGCGCACAGTCGGAGACACGACAGATATTGTGCAAAAAGAGATGTACACATTCACTGACCGTGGCGACCGCTCAATGACGCTGCGCCCGGAAGGCACGGCACCCGTTGTCCGTTCATTCGTCGAGCACAAAATGTTCGGCTATCCTGATCAGCCTGTAAAATTATATTACACAGGCCCGATGTTCCGCTACGAACGCCAACAGGCAGGCCGCTACCGCCAATTTGTGCAGTTTGGTGTAGAGGCAATCGGCAGTGATGATCCCGCAATCGATGCGGAAGTAATTCAGCTGGCTATGACGATTTACAAACGCGCAGGCTTAACAGATATCAAGCTCGTGTTGAATTCTCTCGGTGACCGGGAATCACGTGATGCACACCGTTCGGCACTTATCGGCTACTTCAGCCCGCACATCGGCGAATTCTGTTCAGACTGCCAAAACCGTCTGGAGAAAAACCCGCTGCGGATTCTGGACTGTAAAGCGGACAGAGAGCATCCGTTGATGAACTCAGCACCTTCACTTGCAGACTATCTCAACAATCCGTCTAAGGAGTATTTTGAGAAAGTAAAGAACTACTTGGATATCGCAGGAATTGACTACGAATATGACCCGAACCTTGTCCGCGGACTGGATTATTATAACCACACGGCATTCGAAATTATGAGCACATCCAAAGGCTTCGGCGCGATCACCACACTGTGCGGAGGCGGACGCTATAACGGACTGACTGAAGAGATCGGCGGACCAGCTGCACCTGGCATCGGCTTCGCACTCAGTATCGAGCGTTTATTGCTGGCACTTGACGCAGAAGAAAAATCCTGGACTGATGAACCGTCACTCGACGTCTACCTCGTCACACTAGGCGATGCAGCACGCAAAAAAGGCTTCGAAATTCTAAGCAGCTTGAGAGAAAACGACTTGCGCTGCGAAATGGACTACATGGACCGTAAAATGAAAGCCCAAATGAAATCCGCAGACAGGCTGCAAGCGAAATACGTCATCGTTATCGGCGAAGACGAAGTAAACGAAAACGTCGTCCAGCTCAAGAACATGGCTGAACGAGAACAGAAAAAAGTATCTGTCAATCAGCTGATTGAAGAACTGAAGAAGTAA
- the dtd gene encoding D-aminoacyl-tRNA deacylase gives MRVLLQRAKDASVTVDGEIIGSIAKGYVLLVGITHEDTEQDAEYIAKKIAGLRIYEDEDGKLNLSIDEVGGAILSVSQFTLYGNVQKGRRPSFIEAARPETAEPLWEYFNERLRDLGLDVETGQFGAMMDVQLTNDGPVTLLIESKGG, from the coding sequence ATGCGGGTACTTTTACAGCGGGCAAAAGACGCGTCTGTAACGGTCGATGGAGAAATCATCGGCTCCATAGCGAAAGGCTATGTATTATTGGTCGGCATTACGCACGAAGACACGGAGCAGGATGCCGAGTATATTGCAAAGAAGATTGCCGGTTTACGTATTTATGAAGACGAGGACGGCAAGCTGAACCTGTCGATTGATGAAGTCGGGGGTGCAATTCTGTCCGTCTCCCAGTTCACGTTATACGGCAATGTCCAAAAAGGCCGCCGTCCAAGTTTCATCGAAGCTGCAAGACCGGAAACAGCAGAACCATTGTGGGAATATTTTAATGAACGGCTGCGCGATCTCGGTCTTGACGTGGAAACTGGGCAGTTCGGCGCCATGATGGACGTCCAGCTGACGAATGACGGCCCGGTGACACTGCTGATCGAGTCAAAGGGTGGTTGA
- a CDS encoding bifunctional (p)ppGpp synthetase/guanosine-3',5'-bis(diphosphate) 3'-pyrophosphohydrolase yields the protein MAKNQDLTEYDIYELVAKYMNEEHVDFIKRAFALAKKSHEGQFRSSGEPYINHPIQVAGILAELQMDPETVAAGFLHDVVEDTEVSREDIIREFGDEVAMLVDGVTKLDKLKFKSNEEKQAENHRKMFIAMAQDIRVILIKLADRLHNMRTLKHVPAAKQRRVSEETLEIFSPLAHRLGISTIKWELEDIALRYSNPQQYYRIVNLMKQKRTEREQYLKDVMSQMRAELDNMGIAAEIHGRPKHLYSIYQKMVIQKKEFNEIYDLLAVRIVVKSIKDCYAALGIIHTLWKPMPGRFKDYIAMPKQNLYQSIHTTVVGPAGDPLEVQIRTEEMHRISEFGVAAHWAYKEGKKMAKPSNDIDSKLTWFREILEIQNESSNAQEFMESLKFDLFSDMVYVFTPDGDVVELPQGSVPIDFAYRVHSEVGNRTTGAKVNGKIVPLDSPLSTGDIVEILTSKQSFGPSRDWLKLAHTSQAKNKIRQYFKKQLRDENIDKGSEMIQKELKEEEYDIKEALSKENMQRTIDKFSFTSEEDLYAAVGSGGITAQQVVNRLAERMRREREKKETIDKIVSDMQTTQSDKQTESGVIVKDIDNMLIRISRCCNPVPGDEIVGFITRGRGVSVHRTDCPNVLSEHGQKERIIDVSWALQDDKVRKEFQVDIEISAFDRQGLLNEVMMVVADMNTPIVAVSGKADKDNIAHIHMSIKIQNITHLQRTVDKIKQIKDVYSVERVMN from the coding sequence ATGGCGAAAAATCAAGACCTGACAGAATACGATATTTACGAGCTTGTCGCCAAATATATGAACGAGGAACATGTCGACTTCATTAAGCGCGCATTTGCATTGGCAAAAAAGTCGCACGAAGGACAGTTCAGAAGTTCAGGTGAACCGTATATCAACCATCCCATTCAAGTAGCCGGCATTCTGGCTGAACTTCAAATGGACCCGGAAACAGTCGCTGCAGGCTTTTTGCATGACGTAGTGGAAGATACTGAAGTGAGCCGCGAAGATATTATCCGGGAATTTGGTGATGAAGTCGCTATGCTCGTGGATGGTGTAACGAAGCTCGATAAACTGAAATTCAAATCCAATGAAGAAAAACAAGCGGAAAATCACCGGAAAATGTTCATCGCAATGGCACAGGATATTCGTGTCATACTGATCAAACTGGCAGACCGCTTGCATAATATGCGAACGCTCAAACACGTGCCTGCCGCTAAACAGCGCCGGGTATCGGAAGAAACGCTGGAGATTTTTTCTCCACTCGCACACCGTCTTGGAATTTCGACAATTAAATGGGAACTCGAAGACATTGCACTGCGCTATTCCAATCCGCAGCAGTATTACCGCATTGTCAATCTGATGAAGCAAAAACGGACAGAGCGCGAACAATATTTGAAGGACGTCATGAGTCAAATGCGCGCGGAACTCGATAACATGGGGATTGCCGCGGAAATTCATGGCCGCCCGAAACATCTCTACTCCATTTATCAGAAGATGGTTATCCAGAAAAAAGAGTTCAATGAAATTTATGATCTATTGGCAGTACGTATTGTCGTCAAAAGCATCAAGGACTGTTACGCAGCGCTCGGAATTATCCATACGCTGTGGAAGCCGATGCCGGGGCGCTTTAAAGATTATATTGCGATGCCGAAGCAAAACCTCTATCAATCCATTCATACGACGGTCGTAGGACCTGCAGGTGATCCGCTGGAAGTGCAGATTCGGACGGAAGAGATGCACCGGATTTCCGAATTTGGTGTGGCAGCGCACTGGGCGTATAAAGAAGGCAAGAAAATGGCAAAACCTTCGAATGACATTGATTCAAAATTGACTTGGTTCCGAGAAATTCTTGAAATTCAAAACGAATCATCCAACGCACAGGAATTCATGGAATCATTGAAGTTCGATTTATTCTCGGACATGGTATATGTATTTACGCCGGACGGAGATGTCGTTGAACTGCCGCAAGGATCTGTACCGATTGACTTCGCTTACCGTGTCCATTCAGAAGTCGGAAACCGAACGACCGGCGCAAAAGTAAACGGCAAGATCGTTCCGCTTGACTCCCCTTTGTCGACGGGTGATATCGTCGAAATTTTGACGTCCAAACAATCATTTGGACCAAGCCGTGACTGGCTAAAACTTGCGCACACTTCCCAGGCGAAAAATAAAATACGTCAATACTTCAAGAAGCAATTACGCGATGAGAATATTGATAAGGGCAGTGAAATGATTCAAAAAGAATTGAAAGAAGAGGAATATGATATCAAGGAAGCGCTGAGTAAAGAAAATATGCAGCGCACGATTGATAAATTCAGTTTCACTTCAGAGGAAGATCTTTATGCGGCAGTCGGTTCCGGCGGCATTACTGCACAGCAAGTTGTCAACCGGCTCGCGGAGCGCATGCGCAGAGAACGTGAGAAAAAGGAAACTATCGATAAAATCGTTTCTGATATGCAGACGACTCAATCAGATAAGCAGACAGAATCCGGCGTCATCGTTAAAGATATTGACAATATGCTGATCCGTATTTCACGATGCTGTAATCCGGTGCCGGGCGATGAAATTGTCGGCTTCATTACACGGGGGCGCGGTGTATCTGTTCACCGCACGGATTGTCCGAACGTTCTGTCTGAGCATGGCCAGAAAGAACGGATCATTGATGTCAGCTGGGCATTGCAGGACGATAAAGTACGGAAAGAATTCCAGGTCGATATTGAAATTTCTGCATTCGACCGCCAAGGCTTGCTCAATGAAGTGATGATGGTCGTGGCGGATATGAATACACCGATTGTTGCAGTCAGCGGCAAAGCAGATAAGGACAATATCGCGCATATTCATATGTCGATAAAAATTCAGAACATTACGCATTTACAGCGTACCGTCGATAAAATTAAACAAATTAAAGATGTATACTCTGTAGAACGGGTAATGAACTGA
- a CDS encoding adenine phosphoribosyltransferase: MDLKKFVTTVDDYPKPGVSFKDITTIMDNGEAYKYATDQIVEYAKELDVDIIVGPEARGFIIGCPVAYALQIGFAPVRKPGKLPRETISVEYDLEYGKDTLTIHKDAIKPGQRVLIVDDLLATGGTVSATVELVEKLGGVVAGCAFLIELSYLNGRDKLTNQDIRALITY; the protein is encoded by the coding sequence GTGGACTTAAAAAAATTTGTTACGACAGTAGACGATTATCCGAAACCGGGTGTCAGCTTTAAAGACATTACGACGATTATGGATAACGGGGAAGCATATAAGTATGCGACAGATCAAATTGTAGAGTATGCGAAAGAACTCGATGTGGATATCATAGTAGGGCCGGAAGCACGCGGTTTTATTATTGGCTGTCCCGTTGCATATGCACTTCAGATCGGTTTTGCGCCGGTTCGTAAGCCGGGTAAATTACCGCGCGAAACGATTTCGGTCGAATATGATCTTGAGTATGGAAAAGATACGCTGACGATCCACAAAGATGCGATTAAACCGGGTCAGCGTGTGCTGATCGTGGATGATCTGTTGGCGACTGGCGGTACGGTCAGCGCAACCGTCGAACTCGTCGAAAAACTTGGCGGCGTAGTGGCAGGCTGCGCATTCCTGATTGAACTTTCGTACCTCAATGGGCGCGACAAGTTAACTAACCAAGACATCCGGGCATTAATTACGTACTGA